Within Diospyros lotus cultivar Yz01 chromosome 15, ASM1463336v1, whole genome shotgun sequence, the genomic segment ACCGTGTAATATACAAAATTACAATAACAACGTTGTTACAAGGCCTTGTTTGGTtatcatttttgaaaactgGCTTTGAGACAATGCATATGTACGTTTGgtgaaaaaataattctaaaaattgttGATCTGAAAACCACCCAATTTACAAAACAACAAATTTTTTTCACTACCTTCAGAaactattttccaaaaattttgattcaagaatgcaACCAAACGGGCCTTATAAGAGTGAGTCATTCAGGCAAAGAAGTGCGAAGGGGCTACCGTGGGGAACAAGTTAAAGAGCAGCCTTACTGGTGCTGCGCCTAGAAGGCAACGACGGAAGGGGTAGAAGTCGGGGAGTTGGCCGGCGGCATGCTGCGGATGTTGATGTCAAGCGGCAGCAGCCGGTATTCCAGGTCAAGTTCTTTGAAAATCTTGACCATCTCTTCGGCCACTTGGGCTCTCCTCTGCCACTTCTCCCCCATGTCTTGGTGGTTCATTCGGTGCCTCATCCAGACCGACATTTTGATCATCTTCAAGTCTTCAAGGCCCATCAGCACCACCAACGGGGAGGCGTACCAGTGGTCTTTTTTGCTTTCGATGTAACTGCCGCGGCATGATAAAGGGCGTTGCATGAGGTTCCGATTCCCAccaaaagcaaaacaaaacaagaaatggTACTAGTACATATGCATGCAAGTCTCAGTTACCTTGTTATCCTTTGCTTCATGAGGGCAATCTTCTCGGCAGGAGTGGCAACATGCAAGAAGAATTCGACAGAATCGCCCATATCAGGGCTGCGATAGTAGTTGCTGATGGGCTTTGTGGCGAGAGTGCTGTTTGGGAAGATGATCTTCTGGTTGTCATATCTTAGGAAAACTGTTGTTAAGATGTTCATCTCTTCCACTATCATCTGATCATGAGAATCGTGAAATTCTCTAAACCTCAGACGCCCATTAATTAACTAACTAACTAAACAACaaagaaactaaaaaatataatttaagtttGGGAGAAGCGtgttctctatatatatatatatgtaggtacCTGAACCCCATCAATCTCACAGCGGTCGCCGACATCGAAGGGGTGCATGACGAACACGAAGATGATGGCCTCGAAGATTGTCTTGCAAGTGTTGCCGAACACGAACGCAGCTACCACAATCTGAGAGCTTATGAAGAGTAGAAACTTGCTGGTCGCGATCCCCAGAATCAGCAGGCAAACGATCAATATGATGATGGCGATCAATACGTTCACCATCTGGTGGAGCTTGTTCACAGCTGTTTTTGTATCGTTCAGCGTCAGGGCCAAAGCTTTCCGTTCCCTAAAGGAATTAACCTGCATCAAGCATCGGGTTAACCCAGAAGGTTACCTTATATTCTATGTGTAATATTTAGAgcattttatatatgtatatatatatatatatacatacgcacacacaaataaatatgagCAATAGTGGGATTGATTCTTCTTCTTACCACCCAGTTCTTGAGTGTAGCCTTGCTGATTTTGTCACTGTCAGGAGAGCCTTCCAAGAGAGCCATGGTCCTCAAAGCCTCGTCTTGTTGCATGAATCGCATCACATCATCTAGGTATATAAACCTGATagacacatacatatatgtatagcACAAACATATTCAAAAACTCCTCATGTTTCAACACAATAGATCGAGAAGGTAAATAAACACCTTTAATTATCTGGAATGATACGAGAAGGAAAAGTAGTGATTGGAGGGTAGGGAGAAAGAAACCTTACCATTCTTAATTATGAAGGAAATAGACAAAGAagaacatatttatatatatgaacataCTTGGAGCCCTTCCTGGTCACGTTATGGAAGATCTTCCTGGAAGCAACTTTAGCCTCATATTCACTCCTAATCTGCTGTTTGTTGGAGTCATCATTTGATGATTCAAGGATCTGTTCATCCAGCGTTGTCAGCACCCCATGCCGGACAATCCTCATCAGTCTCTTCATGTTCCAGGCCGATATATTCTTGGGACTCAGCTTGTGCAGATTATCAATGGAGATCCCCTCGTCCTGGCTCAACCTCTTCGAAGCTGCTATGGAGAATTTCGTGCTTAGACTTCTGGGGGGCGCCATGTTGATCACCCTCAGCTCCGGCGGCAGCGTGGCGCCTGCGTTCTGCAGATGCTGGATCTCCGTCATTGCCCTCTCATGGTCCTCCTTGGCGTTCTGCAAGTCGACCAGAGGCGGTCCGGAGAGCGTTTCGATCACGTATTGGTTGAATAGGGATTCCTGGATTCGGTCGAAGAAGGTGCTGACATGGAAGGAAGATGCTAGAACCTTCACCATTAGGGTTTTCACCAGCCACAGCACCGATCCGACCAGGAAACAGAACAGGATCTGGTTCACAATGGCGAGGAACTTGTTGTTGTGGGTTTCCTTTTCCACCCTGTCGTCGAACAGACAGTGCCAGGCGATCAGAACAAGGCCCAGCCAGATGCAGTTCTGGACCGCCCTCCTCACACCGTAAACGAAGTACAGAACGCGTTTTCGCAGGAGGAAGTTGCGCTCGACGAAGAAGACAACGATTCTGATCCCCCAGCCCGAGACCAACCGGCCACAGATCAAGACGAGGATCATAACCTCCCATTTCCACCACGCCAGGCCTCGGACCTTCTTCTCCCTCAATCTCTGAATCGAGAGGCTGCAGATTAAAGCGGCGACGATCAATATGAGACTGATCCATTGGAGCAGAGTCAGAGCGTTTAGGTTTTCTCTCTTGTATTCCTCTGGAATGTCTTCGTCGAACAATGgatcgtcttcttcttcctccggCGGTTTTCCTATCATTCCGGAGGTTATCCCGGACCTCAATGGACCGGAGAATTTCGGGAATCTTCCGGATCTAGGATCCAGCTCAGGCGGGTCGATCAATCTGGACTTCGTCTTCGTCCTCATCATGCTCGTCTGAAACGACGACGTGCACCTCAATACCTGCAGTTCAGGtaaattgtaaaatataaattgctAATGTTTGTATCGTTGCATCCATTGATGAAACTTACCGTAAAGTTGTGTTCTTTCATAAAATGGATCATCCATTGGATGCATGAACAATTTTGTCCattggaaaatatatatttctacaTGCAAATCTCTGggcctttttttatttattcattacCTCTCCTCCGCCGTTATCCACGGTCCCGGAAAAACGAGGAGACTGCCGCCGGCTAACTTTTTCGTCATCTTCTTCGTCGTCATCGTCATCGGACGATTCTTCGTAACATCGTCTTTGGATAAGTCCGGACTCCGTGGTGGACATATTGAACGACGGAGGCTGAAACGAAACCTTGAGCTCCTTCGACGTCGAAACGCGGTGGTTGCGGTCGCGGTTGTTGAAACTGATACTGTTTCTGTTGAAAACGGGACTCTCAGCGAGCGGCGGCGATTTGCGGGATTGGTGATCGTGGTGGAGGAGGTCGTTCATCATATCCAGATCCATGTCGAGGTACTTCTCGCCGCCGGCCATCCTCTGCTTGGTCAAGAACTCGCCGATGAGCTTCGACGGCGGATCGTCCGCCTCCCCGCTCATCTTGTCCTTCCTGGCGCTTGTGCCTTCATCGTATTTCCACAATCCGTAGTTCGCCTCGCTCAAAACCCTAGGTGTGGCAGCCCCGTCGTCGACACCGTCGATCTTGACAATGATCTCCCGCCCGCGGTCGTTTACATCGCCGGCGCCGTTCACCTCGCCGCAATGCCGGTGATCGTCGCGCTGCTCGGAGAGAATCGGCTGTTCCTCTAGAGATAATGCATCTTCTGAAGTTCCGGCGGAGATTTTTCTGGAGTGCCTATTGTAGGAGCCATGAGACTTGAACGATTTTTTGAACGAAGAAGGAAAGTCCAtctatctctctatctctcatctatctatctatctatctatcggTGTGTATTATAATTgagacagaagaagaagaagaagaaagtttgagaaagaaagatggttttagatgtgagagagagagagagagagagagaacagctGGCGGCCAAGACGCCATGGCCGCTCAACACGAGATTCATGGCCGCTCTGCACGAGAGGTGCTTCTTTACTGATCAATCAAGACTTAACATCTCGGTtacaattacaaattttaatattattaatttaagttttaacagcacatattttaatttgtattctTTAATTTCTAATCCCCCATAtcttaatttatattctttaataCATAAACCAatcatcaataattaaaaaacatgacgtttcattcttgaaatacaaaatattaaaatttaatattttaattattaaaaattattattttaaatttttactatgATTAAGAGTAAATGGATTCAGTATAAAAAAATGTCACTTTAGTTACTTAGGATGTCATGTTAATGAGATTAAAGATGCAAAAAAATCGATCCACTACAAAAATCAATCGAAATGAATTGTGCCTAGTTGAACAGCACGATTTTTAGGGTTAAACGGTTCAGGACGGTTTGAAGATTTCTCAAACCGTCGGTTTGTGATTTGAGGGTTGGACAGTTtgagaattttttaataattaaaatttttaaaataaattaaaatataaaaggggTAAGGGGCCTTGTAGCTTcgtttctttcttatttttcactCGATTCCCAGCGTCGACCTTCCTCTTTACCTTTGTCGCCAATTAATTTGTCGATTCAATCCAAGATCTGGTCTATCCATCGTCGCCGGTGAGTCACCTTCGacaactttatattttatttgtttttcacTTTGTGTTAATTGTCAAACGACCAAGATCTGGTCTAAAGCGTCATTCgtttctttcttattctttggttcttcttctctgttCTAGCTCTCAACCCAACGCCGACCTTTATTTTTACCTTTAGCAACCCACACCAACCCGCACATTCAGCAAACCGCGGAAACATACACCAAATCGCATATGCAATTTGGCGCGGTATGGTTTTAGCGCACCAAACTAGacggtttgatttggttttatagaaaaattacatatgCAGTTTGGCGCACTAAATTGGCCAAAAATCAATCAAACTTAACCATGCACGCCCCAAAGTGAAAACACATTAAATTAtgcttaatatataaatataacattgatcccttaataattaaaaattttaatatttgttggttattatgaaaaaaaaaaataaatttgataaaaaaatctaaattttatcaaaaagtacctaaatttaatgaaaaatatttaaaatattcaaaaaatgcctaaatttcatattaagaaacctaaaaattttaaaaaataaataaataaaaagatctaaaaatttaataaaaaacctaaaaataattaaaaaatagctattttttttaaaaaaggacctaaatttcataaaaaatacctgaaaatattcaaaataatacctaaatttcataaaagacgtaaaaatattcaaaaaaaatacctaaattttataaaagacctaaacatttttataaaaaaaagaccTATATttcattttacattttttattttttggtattttttatgaaatttaggttttttttttaatatttttaggtctttttaataaaatttttagttttctttataaaatttaaggttttttttataatatttttaggtcttttattaatttagattttttgatcaaattctttctttttttcaaatcaagaactaaatgttatatttatgtattgaaCCTAATCTAATGTGTCTCGttgatgtaattttttttgtgacgTATCATCTTACTTAAaagtaagaatttaaaataataatttttataattaagatttcaaatcttgatattttgaacgTCAAGAactaaatgcaatatttgttaattattgaGAGGCGGTTGTATGTATTAAGcctaataatattatataaagaaatattagtgaaataaaatattctatTCTAATTCtctattaaatcaaattaaaaaaattattattcattttgaactaatatcttattttttgataattataacttgaatgatgaaattatatgtaattttgtattatttttataaaaataaaaaaaggctgGAGTGGGCTTTATCGGCAGCAACTGTTTGTTTAAATGGGCTGGGCTTCAGTTTGGGCTTTGTAGGCCCAATAACGATCCAGTTCTATCCTCAATTTGTCAATGACACGCTAGAAACATAACAAGGGATAGGAAATACTAATCTTATGAGGGgtattttttgtcatttaatgtatatacaTTTCATTAAATGGAGATAGCATAGATTCAATTACAGCTTGATTGTAACGCCAAATTCTTCACTGAGCCCTGCTTTTTTTACTGTATTATCCCtataattatcttaaattaCAAATTGGTTATAATGCCAAACTCTCAAGTGGACAGGGGTAAccattattttgttaaaattaatttttccaaccaaattgattaatttattgggttcagtttagatatatatataagaaatttatttttcaatttttaattcgGTTTTAATagtaatatttcaattttttaccAATTGACCCAAATATGtgagtattttaaaattaattaaacttattaaaattctttgaattttagTTAAACATTATTAACATtcctttttttataaataaaatgtggttattttgtttaattttttgtcatcGCTTTTATTTTAAGAgctaatcataaaaataatccaattattttcgtgaatttgtaattttatttaatttttttaattttatcaattaggTTCAAATTAACTCAATTaggtgtaattttatctaatatctaaaatcaatttagagTGAATGTGTTTATATTAACTTACCATACGAGgtgtcataataataatatttgtaagaGGCACatgtacacaaaaaataaaaaaaataatttgttacacataatctgttttttttttctttttacaggtaacaatttttctttttcttttttattaagttaGGTGTGCATGTGAATcccataaatattattattatatgataccTAACATATTAAGTCAACATGAACACATTGTCTCTAAATCAATTTTacatgttagataaaattacactcaattaagttaatttgaatctaattgttaaaattgaaatgataaaataaaattataaattcgagaaaaatattgaattttttttcatggttagccgttattttaattattttgaataaataattttctaaaaatttcaatttagttatattttatgatagatctcaattaattaatttaattttcaattcacCTCACTCTATAATCCAATACTCATCTTAATTTGGGTTCAGAATTAATTATCgttaattaaaagaattatgTGTAAATTATCATtacaatatattttcatattgtcGAATagaaactaattaaatatattaggTGTTAATTAAAGAAAGCAAACATCAAAGTTGAATAATCATTAACAATGTTATGATTTTGAATGCCATAGTCAAAACTTGAAACATTGTCATCCATCATGAACGGTTGCAAtgtcatttgattttcaaagaATGAGACTTGACAATGAGGCTGAGGAGATGACATCTTACCATAATTAGCATCACCTTATACAAATTGTTACATAAACTTGTGTTAAATCACACATTAAATACAAATTTGTAATCCTATAACATGttcattttatgtttatttttataattctacTAATTTTTGACTATATAACGTGTTTATTTTAAGTTTATCGAATCATTCTTTTAgagtttaataattttgttgtatttttaaaatattaaaaatttgaaatttttttaagacGCACACCCTATTCATCAAAGATAAAACATATCGTTTTACatctttctattttaaaatatcgATTTTAATGATGTAACTATTGTATAAAAGTTTAACTCTTGTAGTATTATAATAGTACCCAtttaaaatagattttgatttgtttggaaGGGTAAGAAGGGCCCTCCAATGAAGGTAATGATGGGTTGCTAATACACCATTTTAGTTGTTTGATTTCAAAGAGATTGTgtgaaaggaaagaaataagagaGGGGGGTTGCTTCTGCTTTTGTCTTGGCCTTGGCTTATTTCAAAAGGTGGGACTCAAATTGGCTTTTCCTTTGCTAATAAATTGGGTTTAGTCAATGAGGGGTAGACtatggaaataaataaattaatagagTATTAATGTCAAGCCTTGGCATCATGTGTGTCTGTGGAGacaaatttacaaataaataataagtagGTTTTGGTCAGATGGGTGAAAATTTATCTTTCCATGCATTTTGGGTGGTTTGATTTTACTATTGACTTGTTAGGGCTGTGTGAAAAATACTTgatttaatataattatgaaaattcaacatttttttcttGTGGGATATTTTAATTTGTCGTCTGGGTTATATATTGTCAtcttcattttattataaatttaataaatttgttattttaaaaatataaataaatagggtTTGATTGTTAAATCAAGTTATGAATTAactttttagttaattttttataattgtgcTTATATTAGGATTTGTGACAATGACTTGATTGTTcctctaatattatttttagtgtatctaatttagttttcacgtgtgtgtgtgatttTTATTGCATTGTTAATTATTTCATCACTTATTTtgacaattatttttataagaattttagaGTCAATTATCACATAATTCGTGATATGGTCATgttttctttgaattcttttcaattctaaAGTTGTCTAAGTACTCATCGAGCTCGTCTAAATTatctttatgtatatatatatacaaggtAAGTTCTAGTCCAGTAATGAATTCTCCAATGCTAGAATAAGTTATTATACTTgagaataattttataataatacaataaatacataataaatggCATACCAATACCATACCTTTATATAGACAAATTAAAGGATTAGCATGAGACAAGAAGAGAGCATGTGGATGGTCAAATTTAATTCTCTAAATAGACCAAGCAGGCAAATTATGAGCGTACGCTTAGTTTGATCCTACCTTAGTATTTATTGGGGTTGTGTTAGGCAAGACTTTTGAGTATGCCTAACTCTTCAGGCCTCCTTTAACTTGAGCCTCAATCTTAAATTTGAGTTATTCTAGACTTTTTTCATAAATTGAAGGACCATTATCactttcatttttaatatttgatttgggTAATAactttctttttaataaaataactcACAATCGTAATCAACAAAAGCTCCAATGTATAAAGTAGTATGGCATACCTTAATAATCATGGTGCAATTTCCAATAGACATACCTTCAAATTCTCAATGCCAAGAGAAAATCCTAAAATGATGggacataaaaataaaaaataaaaaagagagagaatgtgtgAATTAAATGATTCGttttcaaattatcaataacaaGAAGTCAATAATCGcctaaatttcatattttttgttaaaaatgagagatttaGCCATCATCTCATGTGATCCCTCTTATGagtaaattcaaataaaatttttattaaaacactttttaattttacccaAATCAAGAGCTTTGGGTTCACCTACAATAATTAGTGATGATACATGCCATCACATGTCCAAAAAACCAATCCACCCATTTAATTAGAaagatgattacacaattagaAAGCAAGGGGTAGGAAAGGccaaaaaacccaaaaaagcAAAGACAAGACCAAAGATTCTAGTTGTCAACAATACTTGGTTTGAGGCTGCAAAATCCCAATCCATATTCCCTGTCTACCAAAGTGACCAAGAAACTATATAATGTTTTTCTCTTGTGTTCATGCACTTTGATTATTATTAAGTTAAGGGCATGCCTTTGAATGTGGAGAATGCTTTCTTATTGGCATTGGTTGCTTGGTGGTAGGTGGTGCCTAAGCTAAGTTTATGGCCCCCACACAATTGCACATTGTCTGTCCTGTTGGCAATATTAGGAACCattaattcaagttttgattCTACATTATTGTGGGCACACCAAGTACTACCCTTTAGCATTTGTTATATGTGTTTGGGtaagattaaaaaaagaaaaagaaagtgtttataagaataaaattattgaatagGGCgtcaataaaatcatttttaatatgtaaaaaataaaaatacatttagtaTAACCCATGCAAAGTAGTGTTGTTGATGGAGTATCTAACGGATTCAAAAATACCCATTTACCCTCAAGAATAACCTATATTTTGCTTGACACGTGTTTTTGCTAACAGCCAATAAGAAAGAAACATATGTTCCTCCCTTGATTTGTATTAGATAATGTTAGTAGATCTAAATCTCGAGAAATCTGCAACCAGAAGATTTACTTTTATCAGGTATAACGGGCTAAATCCCGAGAATATCGACCATGAATTTTAGttgttaatttcaaatatttcacttaGCTAAGATTCAACTCAACCTACATAAATGCAGCCTCAGTCTCTCACATCAAGACCCATAAGAGCAACGAAAGAGATAGGAGCAAAGTCGTGAAAAGTGCTAAAAGCATTCTCTACATACGAAAGCACCAAGTACATTTTCTCATGAAAAAAGAGTAGGTTATTCTATCACAATAGATAAGAGATATTCAACTCATCTAAATATTTTACATAACTATATTTATGATTGACTAATTCGAACATCAAAGACTAAATCAGCAGATTCAATCTTACATCTTTTTATAGGTACTCAACATAATCAATTATGTACTTGAGAACTCCAATTAGGAAACAAAATGGAGTAAAAACATCCATTTTGGGGGGCCATAAAAGAAAATTCACTTCTACTAttcttaaaaacataaaataagtCACAAATTGTATTCACAAGATGCATATTTCTCATACCAACACTATGTAGACTTTTAATGAGGATTGACAACTGTATTATGTAAACAGAATTTTTATATGGAAGGAATCAAAATAATGTTTCTTGTTGATgtcaatttattaaaagaattatCATAATAACATATAGTATTAAGAATAACATATAATTTTACTGTCTGGAATCATAGCCCCCGTGACCCAACAAAGGGGGACTATCACCCTTCAGTCCCCACCAATAACTCAACACAACAGCGGCAGCGGCTGCGGCAGCAGAAAACCCTCACAGCCCACAACAATGGCGACCAAT encodes:
- the LOC127791530 gene encoding mechanosensitive ion channel protein 6-like translates to MDFPSSFKKSFKSHGSYNRHSRKISAGTSEDALSLEEQPILSEQRDDHRHCGEVNGAGDVNDRGREIIVKIDGVDDGAATPRVLSEANYGLWKYDEGTSARKDKMSGEADDPPSKLIGEFLTKQRMAGGEKYLDMDLDMMNDLLHHDHQSRKSPPLAESPVFNRNSISFNNRDRNHRVSTSKELKVSFQPPSFNMSTTESGLIQRRCYEESSDDDDDEEDDEKVSRRQSPRFSGTVDNGGGEVLRCTSSFQTSMMRTKTKSRLIDPPELDPRSGRFPKFSGPLRSGITSGMIGKPPEEEEDDPLFDEDIPEEYKRENLNALTLLQWISLILIVAALICSLSIQRLREKKVRGLAWWKWEVMILVLICGRLVSGWGIRIVVFFVERNFLLRKRVLYFVYGVRRAVQNCIWLGLVLIAWHCLFDDRVEKETHNNKFLAIVNQILFCFLVGSVLWLVKTLMVKVLASSFHVSTFFDRIQESLFNQYVIETLSGPPLVDLQNAKEDHERAMTEIQHLQNAGATLPPELRVINMAPPRSLSTKFSIAASKRLSQDEGISIDNLHKLSPKNISAWNMKRLMRIVRHGVLTTLDEQILESSNDDSNKQQIRSEYEAKVASRKIFHNVTRKGSKFIYLDDVMRFMQQDEALRTMALLEGSPDSDKISKATLKNWVVNSFRERKALALTLNDTKTAVNKLHQMVNVLIAIIILIVCLLILGIATSKFLLFISSQIVVAAFVFGNTCKTIFEAIIFVFVMHPFDVGDRCEIDGVQMIVEEMNILTTVFLRYDNQKIIFPNSTLATKPISNYYRSPDMGDSVEFFLHVATPAEKIALMKQRITSYIESKKDHWYASPLVVLMGLEDLKMIKMSVWMRHRMNHQDMGEKWQRRAQVAEEMVKIFKELDLEYRLLPLDINIRSMPPANSPTSTPSVVAF